One region of Cyanobium sp. M30B3 genomic DNA includes:
- a CDS encoding PIN domain nuclease, producing MIVVDSSVWIDFFNGVSTPEVERLDGLLGVTPLAIGDLILVEVMQGFRNERDVATARQLFRSLALLPMLSGSNAWKAAENYRQLRSRGITVRKTIDGIIATACIEANLPLLFSDRDFVPYVEHLGLEAA from the coding sequence GTGATCGTTGTTGACTCCTCGGTCTGGATTGATTTTTTCAATGGGGTGAGCACCCCTGAGGTGGAGCGGCTGGATGGGTTGCTCGGGGTGACGCCACTGGCGATCGGTGATCTGATCCTGGTGGAGGTGATGCAGGGCTTCCGCAACGAGCGCGACGTGGCCACCGCCCGCCAGCTGTTCCGCTCCCTGGCCCTGCTGCCGATGCTGAGCGGCAGCAACGCCTGGAAGGCAGCCGAGAACTACCGGCAGCTGCGCAGCCGTGGCATCACGGTGCGCAAGACGATCGACGGGATCATCGCCACCGCCTGCATCGAAGCCAACCTGCCGCTGCTGTTCAGCGACCGGGACTTTGTGCCCTACGTGGAGCACCTTGGCCTGGAGGCGGCATGA
- a CDS encoding LysM peptidoglycan-binding domain-containing protein — protein sequence MEQPLSPLNQGLNPLRGAPLWGQLVSLPAAAPAIDSRAGLSSAAPHGPVPLWLALQPYANARLCLFEVDRPESRNPVPIRRHVIDCFLEQSGIVSGYNDTALTDPGDVLLRGYLCRAAILSVSTSNTFDWLAAEQDWATPGFRDEAPLPWDPTLLGTVQAPCQGVMWLGDLALLQSEGGLPSGGRAQFAGCQVMHFGADYGPGGIGLLVQPLLGEAIQLVLRPHSVLVLRDGDTLNLIAERYGTTVATLRRINPQLESTQTITALDGDSLAVLAGRHGTTESKLRSLNPELQQSEPYVTGEGETLSSMAAEQSLSLSLLRQFNTDLGSWPSEEPLPAGTTLLLPVYRSTTPFPAGMQLLVPGYMPSTPLPAGEWIYLPARRSAPAVEEGVESLG from the coding sequence ATGGAGCAGCCCCTCTCGCCGCTGAACCAGGGCCTCAACCCCCTGCGGGGGGCGCCGCTGTGGGGCCAGCTGGTGTCTCTACCCGCTGCCGCCCCAGCGATCGACAGCCGGGCGGGTCTGTCCAGTGCTGCGCCCCATGGGCCTGTGCCCCTGTGGCTCGCGCTGCAGCCCTACGCCAACGCCCGCCTCTGCCTGTTTGAGGTGGACCGGCCCGAGAGCCGCAATCCGGTTCCCATCCGCCGGCATGTGATCGACTGCTTCCTGGAGCAGAGCGGCATCGTCAGCGGCTACAACGACACTGCCCTCACCGACCCGGGCGACGTGCTGCTGCGCGGCTACCTCTGCCGGGCCGCCATCCTGTCGGTGAGCACCAGCAACACCTTCGATTGGCTGGCGGCCGAGCAGGACTGGGCCACCCCAGGCTTCCGCGATGAGGCACCGCTGCCCTGGGATCCAACCCTGCTGGGCACGGTGCAGGCCCCCTGCCAGGGGGTGATGTGGCTGGGCGACCTGGCCCTGCTGCAATCAGAGGGCGGGCTGCCCAGTGGAGGCCGGGCCCAGTTCGCTGGTTGCCAGGTGATGCACTTCGGGGCGGACTACGGCCCCGGGGGCATCGGCCTGTTGGTGCAGCCGCTGCTGGGGGAAGCGATCCAGCTGGTGCTCAGGCCCCACAGCGTGCTGGTGCTCAGGGATGGCGACACCTTGAACCTGATCGCCGAGCGCTACGGCACCACCGTGGCCACGCTGCGGCGGATCAACCCCCAGCTGGAGAGCACCCAGACGATCACCGCGCTGGATGGCGATTCGCTGGCGGTGCTGGCTGGCCGCCATGGCACCACGGAAAGCAAGCTGCGCAGCCTCAACCCGGAGCTGCAGCAGAGCGAGCCCTATGTCACGGGCGAGGGCGAGACCTTGAGCAGCATGGCGGCCGAGCAGAGCCTCAGCCTCTCCCTGCTGCGCCAGTTCAACACGGACCTGGGCAGTTGGCCCAGCGAGGAACCGCTGCCGGCTGGCACCACCCTGCTGCTGCCCGTCTACCGCTCCACCACTCCCTTCCCGGCCGGGATGCAGCTGCTGGTGCCGGGCTACATGCCCTCCACGCCGCTGCCGGCGGGTGAGTGGATCTACCTGCCGGCCAGACGTTCGGCGCCTGCTGTTGAGGAGGGCGTGGAGTCCCTGGGCTGA
- a CDS encoding type II toxin-antitoxin system YhaV family toxin, translated as MSPPLVRHGWEIAFQPQLFARQYAELKAEVKRLKQELDPQSFVQHPQVKLLAAVMEGIKERIAADPYASRFALTGPLRRYGRLKGLGLPDRYRLFFRPFEAEGRRLLLILWLGFPRKDGDRNDCYAVFSRLLQRGELPEDWESLQRELDAG; from the coding sequence ATGAGCCCTCCGCTGGTACGCCATGGCTGGGAGATCGCCTTCCAGCCCCAGCTGTTTGCGCGGCAGTACGCCGAGCTCAAGGCTGAGGTGAAACGGCTCAAGCAGGAGCTCGATCCCCAGTCCTTCGTTCAGCACCCCCAGGTGAAGCTGCTGGCGGCAGTGATGGAGGGGATCAAGGAGCGGATCGCCGCCGATCCCTACGCCAGCCGCTTTGCTCTCACGGGCCCGCTGCGCCGCTATGGCCGCCTCAAGGGCCTGGGCCTGCCGGATCGCTACCGCCTGTTCTTCCGCCCCTTTGAAGCCGAGGGCCGGCGCCTGCTGCTGATCCTCTGGCTGGGGTTCCCGCGCAAAGACGGCGATCGCAACGACTGCTACGCCGTGTTCTCGCGTCTGCTGCAGCGCGGCGAGCTGCCGGAGGACTGGGAGAGCCTGCAGCGCGAGCTCGACGCCGGCTGA